A window from Setaria italica strain Yugu1 chromosome VIII, Setaria_italica_v2.0, whole genome shotgun sequence encodes these proteins:
- the LOC101757933 gene encoding thylakoid lumenal 16.5 kDa protein, chloroplastic-like, protein MEQSGVCGYLQDLIYKLSKVGQAIDKDDLPAANSVLGPSTDAQWVQNINAAFSKFSSSPEERSTVDSFNASLASLFTSVNKFDVGSSKSVFVSSATALEKWIALARLSGQLKGF, encoded by the exons ATGGAGCAGTCTggtgtgtgtgg GTACTTGCAGGACCTCATCTACAAGTTGAGCAAAGTTGGGCAGGCCATTGACAAGGACGATCTCCCAGCCGCGAACAGCGTCCTGGGTCCAAGCACAGATGCCCAGTGGGTGCAGAACATCAATGCAGCTTTCTCCAAG TTCAGCTCGAGCCCAGAGGAGAGGAGCACGGTTGATAGCTTCAACGCCTCCTTGGCCTCATTGTTCACATCAG TGAACAAGTTTGATGTTGGATCCTCCAAGTCGGTGTTTGTGTCGTCAGCCACAGCGTTGGAGAAATGGATAGCGTTAGCCCGGCTGAGTGGCCAGCTTAAAGGCTTCTGA